The Patescibacteria group bacterium genomic interval AAACCAAGCCCAAAGAAACCGGAATAATCAGATACACTCTTTCCTGTGAAAACGGCGAAGACACAGTCACCAAACACCTGTTAGTGGTTATCCAGGAGTTTAAGTGGTTTGAGACAATTCCGATAATAAACCTGCGAGTTCCAGGCAGTTTGCAGGCTTCTGTATTTAGTTTAATTGATGCAATAAAGCAGATTGTTTTTCGGCCCAGTTTAGTGAAGTAATTGATAACCTCTTTTCCGGATACCAAAAAGGGGTTTAGTTCCTTTAATAAACAAATTAAAACCCTCCTTTTTACAACCCAGTTTTTAATTTTTGTGGATAAGCTGTTGATAATTAAGCAAAAACAACAGCATTTAAGGCATTTTCTAAATATTTTTTATTTGACAAACCAAAATTTCAATTCTATTATTATCTTAATGAAGCAAAAACAGATAAAAAATCTTTTCCAGGAAACTATTCTCTCTACTGTTTTTTATATTTTGAACAGTAAAAAATTAATTATAAAACAGCCCAGCTAATTTTGGGCTGTTTTTAATAAATTATATGGCTGAATCTTCTTTAACTGCCCAACCAGAAGAAATAATGGATTTTGGCGACTGGGCTAAAGTCAAGATGCCTGACGGTTCGGTTAAAGATTTGACTTTAGTCTATACCAATGAGATTGATGTCTTGGCTGGGAAAATATCCAATGAATCGCCAATAGGCCGGGCCTTGCTTGGCGCCAAGGCAGGAGAGAAGAAAGCTTATTATGTTGGTGAGAGAACCTTTGAATTAGAAATTCTGGAGATAAGGAAACGAAAACCAGAACAGATTTAATTTAAAAAGTTTTTAATTAATATTTCTGCTTGTTTTTGGCTGGAGAGCCAGTGGATTTTTGGGTTGCGCTTAAACCAGGTTCTTTGCCTTTTGGCATATTGGTAAAGCGAAGCCAGAGATTTTTGTTCAAACTCTTTTTTTGAGACCATTCCCTTTAAATAAGCGTAAGCATACCAATAATGGAGCCCAAGTTCTTTAAATCTGGTTTCAGGAATTTTTCTTTTTATCAGCGCTTCAACTTCTTTTAAGAATCCCTGTTTAAGCCAGTGGTAAAATCTGGTTTTGATTCGCTGTTTTAGATTTTCCGAGTCGGTTTTTATGCCTAAATATAAGCAATCAAAGATTTGCCTGCCTGATTTAAGCTTTGGCACTTGGCCTAACTGTTCAGCTATCTCAATTGAGCGGATCAGCCGCTTTTTGTTTTCTTTATCAATCACCTTAGCTCGGGCCGGGTCTAATTTAGTTAAAATTTTAATTAGTTCGGTTTTGGTTTTTAAGCTTAATTCTTGCCGAAGCTTTTGGTCAGTTTTGGTTTTGGGGAAGATTAAATTTTTTGCCACTGCGTCAATATAAAAGCCTGTGCCGCCAACCAAAAAAGCCAATTTATTTTTTTGATGGATTTTCTTAATTGTTTGGATTGCCAGTTTTTGAAACTGTTTGGCATTTAAAGTTTTTTCCGGAGGCAAAAGATCTAAAAGATAATGGGGGATTCCGGCCATCTCTTTCTTAGTAATTTTGGCTGAACCAATATCCAGATATTTATAAACCTGGCGCGAGTCGGCAGAAACAATCTCCCCGTTGAACTTTTTTGCTAATTTAACTGCCAAACCGGATTTTCCTGACGCAGTTGAGCCGAGGATAATAATGAGTTTAATCATGGCTTTTAAATATATTATAACTCTTTTTTTAGAAGAAACCTTTTCAGAAACAATCTATTGAAGTCGAGCTTTAACGGATTAAAAAATCAATTCAATTAAAATCTTAGCTAAACAGCCGAGAGTTTTTGTTTATTCCCAAACCTTGACCCCGCAGTAGATTTTGAACAGCTTTCAGCTTCTGCGCTTTGCGCAGATGTTCAAAATTCACTACCGGGTTAACCCCGTTAGAAATTTCAGTAAGAGCTTTAACTGTTTAACAAAACAAAATAATCACCCGATTTGCTAATAGTTTATCTTGAACCACGATTATTTCTAACAGGGTTGACAAAACCCAGAGAGAGAGAGATACTAAGTGCAGTTCTTCCTGCGGCATAAAACTGCTGCAAATCCTGAACAAAAAGGAGGTGAAAAAAGATGCCTAAACAAGGTAATCCCACTAAAGCTCCAGGGCGGCCCCAACGGGAAAAGAAACAGCCGGTGTCCCGACCAAAGCCGCCTAAACCCGATAAGGGTCCGAGCAAGAAATAGGCAACAATTAAATCTGCCAAAACTTTTGTTTTGGCAGATTGTTTATTGATTAATTGTTTTCAATATAGGCAATAAATGTTTTAATAGTATATTTAATTATGAAAATTTTATTTTATAAAAAAACCTTCCTTGAAATTGATTTTATTTCTCCGCATAAAACCCATATTTCTAAGTTGATAAGAAGTTTTAAACTAATACAAGTTTTTGATCCCTTATTTTTCCAGAAGAAAATTAAGTTATTAAAAGCAGTTCTTGTTTATCCTGGCAATGATTACTATTCTGAGGTCTTTTCTCGACAGAGAATTTGGATCTGTCAACCAAAAACTATTAGGGAGTCAAAATTAACCTATCTTGCTTCCTTGGGAGTACACGAATCTTGGCATATTGTCCAATACCTAAGAGGGGTTAAAAACATTGCCTCTCTGGCAGAGCGAGGCGCCTATCTTAAACAAAGAGAGTTTCTTGTTAAAGCCAAAGATTATTCCTCTGTTCATTGGCTTGATAAAGTTTACAAAACAAAATGGTGGGAAGATGGCGGAGATCCGGATACTAGAGTTTCTGATAATCAAGTTTTAATGAGGAAGAAATTCTTAGAGTTTTTAAAGCAGTATCAAACTAATCAATTAAGAATCAAAACGATATAAAGAATAATAAAAGATATGAGCGTTAATGAATTAGATTGGACAATCTATTGAAGTGAGACTTCAATAGATTCTTTAGCGCCAGAGCCCTCTTGTTTTTACAGGGGCTTTTTTTGTTTTTATCTCGGCAGGCTTTTATTTTGTTTTGAGTTTGGCGGCGAGATTTGATATGATTTGAAAAAGATGATTTTTTATTATAATTGGTATATTTTAGCCGTTATTTTGTTTGCTTGGGCCGGGTTTTATTTTTACTTAAAGAAAAAGCTTTAAAATATTTCGGGAGTTGGATTCCCAAAATTTTCCGAGGTCGAATCTCGGGGATTCGACTTTCGGAATTTAAATAATTAATAAAAAAATAATATGCTAAACAACCATCTTTATAATTTAATGCTTCAGCTGGTTGAGGAACATAAGGCGCTTTGGCGGATAAAAAAGATGTATAAAAAAGACGCCGGCAAATGCCGGCAGTGTCGAGCTTTCTGGGCCAAGTTGGAAAAAGACAAACAGACCCATATCAAAGAACTGCAAAGCTTGATTAAGTCACATCTAAAATAACTTTTCAATTTGAAGGGGAAATCAGTTGTTTTCAGTTTAGTTTTTGGCCTGGTTCTTTTGGCTGTTGCTGGATTTGTTTATTATCAGTTTAAAGATGTTAAAATATTAAAAACTCCTATGGCAGAAGAACAAAAACTAATTTTATTCAGTCCGGCGTTTGAGCATCAGGGTTATATTTTGCCCGAATATACTTGCGACGGCGAAAATATCAATCCGCCACTGGGAATAAAAAACGTCAGTCCGGAAGCTAAGTCTTTGGTTTTGATTGTTGATGATCCGGATGCGCCGATGGGCACCTGGGTTCATTGGGTAATTTTTAATCTTAATCCTTTGATTGATTTTATTGAACCGGGCAAGGAACCGGGCGGAATTGTCGGCCTTAACTCTTGGGGCGAAGCCAAATACGGCGGACCTTGTCCGCCTTCAGGCGAGCACCGGTATTTTTTCAAGCTTTACGCCTTGGATAAAGAATTGGATCTTGGTCATGGCGCCACCAAAAAAGATGTGGTTAGGACAATGGAAGGGCATGTGCTTCAGTCAGCTGAATTAATCGGCAGATATAAAAGATAGGCTGTTTTGAAAAATTTTGGCTGTATTAAAATTAATCTATGCCAGAAATTTACATTATTAAAAAACCCATAATTAAATCGGAGCTTAAAAAAATTGCCGAACAACGATTCGGCGATTTGGTTAAAGCAGTGGTTGATATTAAGCAAGGAATTATTGCTCTGGGCGGCGAGCTTCATGTTGATGAAGAGATTTTGCTTTCGGAAAAATTTGGTTAATAAATTAATTCTTGATTAGAAAATATGCCCTACCAGCATAAAGAATTAGCTAGTGGCGGTTGGCAAAAGTTTTCTTTGACCGAGCAGTTGGCTAATATTGGCGCTGAAGTCGGCCGGGCCGCCAGATGGCAAGACAAAGATTTAAAAATCTTTCAAGGCGCAGTTTTTAGGGCTTTAGAGCTTTTTGATCTGACTTTGGCTGATGAGCGTTGGCGAGGCAGGAGAAGAGAGATTGCCAGATTAAGAGAATTGTTTTTATACGCGGTAGAAAAAGACAATCTTTATCAAACTTCTCTTCTGGACATGGAAAAGTATTTTCTGCCTTTTATGTTTTTAACCAGAAAGAAGTTATAAATTCTTATTCCAATTCCAAAACCCCGGCTTAAGCCGGGGTTTTGGAATTTGTTAATCAGCAAAGATTAAACCTGCGGGTTTTTTGGGTTTTCCGGCGGTTGGGTGGGCATCTGCGGAGACTGAACCGGTTCAGCCGGTTTTTCTTTTATTGCCGCGTCGATAATCTCTTTGGCGCCGTCAACACTCGTTTCCAAAGAAGTTTTAACTGCCTGAAAAACATCACTGCCAAGCTCTTGGGCGGTTTGGATTGCCGCTGTCACGGTTTCTTTAGTTGCAGAGATTGAATCTCCGCCAACCGCTTTAACTGCTTCAACCGAGCCCTTAACTGCTTCAACTGCAACCTGCCCAACATCAGCGCCGAGTTCTTTAGCGCTCTGGATTGCCTGGGAAACAGCGCCTTTGGCGGCTAATTCCGGCTGTTCGCCAGCCTCGGTTAAACCGCGGACTGTGCCGCGGACAATGCCGGAAATCGCGCCGGTAAACGAAGCGCCGATA includes:
- a CDS encoding GreA/GreB family elongation factor codes for the protein MAESSLTAQPEEIMDFGDWAKVKMPDGSVKDLTLVYTNEIDVLAGKISNESPIGRALLGAKAGEKKAYYVGERTFELEILEIRKRKPEQI
- the miaA gene encoding tRNA (adenosine(37)-N6)-dimethylallyltransferase MiaA, translated to MIKLIIILGSTASGKSGLAVKLAKKFNGEIVSADSRQVYKYLDIGSAKITKKEMAGIPHYLLDLLPPEKTLNAKQFQKLAIQTIKKIHQKNKLAFLVGGTGFYIDAVAKNLIFPKTKTDQKLRQELSLKTKTELIKILTKLDPARAKVIDKENKKRLIRSIEIAEQLGQVPKLKSGRQIFDCLYLGIKTDSENLKQRIKTRFYHWLKQGFLKEVEALIKRKIPETRFKELGLHYWYAYAYLKGMVSKKEFEQKSLASLYQYAKRQRTWFKRNPKIHWLSSQKQAEILIKNFLN
- a CDS encoding YbhB/YbcL family Raf kinase inhibitor-like protein, whose amino-acid sequence is MKGKSVVFSLVFGLVLLAVAGFVYYQFKDVKILKTPMAEEQKLILFSPAFEHQGYILPEYTCDGENINPPLGIKNVSPEAKSLVLIVDDPDAPMGTWVHWVIFNLNPLIDFIEPGKEPGGIVGLNSWGEAKYGGPCPPSGEHRYFFKLYALDKELDLGHGATKKDVVRTMEGHVLQSAELIGRYKR
- a CDS encoding DUF5674 family protein, coding for MPEIYIIKKPIIKSELKKIAEQRFGDLVKAVVDIKQGIIALGGELHVDEEILLSEKFG